One Pontibacillus yanchengensis DNA window includes the following coding sequences:
- a CDS encoding acyl-CoA thioesterase, translating to MKVNETEVKVRYQETDQMGVVYHANYLVWFEIGRTAFIEDLGFYYHDMEESGIVSPLVDANIQFKKPLRYGQTATVKTWLDYYDGLKVIYAYEIQTPEGEAAVMGKTQHVCVKKENFRPVSIRRVFPEWHKAYLAAKGDA from the coding sequence ATGAAGGTAAATGAAACGGAAGTAAAAGTGCGCTATCAAGAAACAGATCAAATGGGCGTTGTCTATCATGCAAACTACTTAGTATGGTTCGAAATAGGAAGAACAGCTTTTATTGAGGACTTAGGCTTTTATTATCACGACATGGAGGAAAGTGGAATTGTTTCACCACTTGTTGATGCAAATATTCAATTTAAAAAACCATTACGCTATGGCCAAACAGCAACTGTGAAAACATGGCTCGACTACTATGATGGCTTAAAGGTGATCTATGCATATGAAATACAAACTCCTGAAGGTGAAGCCGCTGTAATGGGAAAAACACAACACGTTTGTGTAAAAAAAGAAAACTTTCGCCCGGTTTCCATAAGAAGAGTGTTCCCAGAATGGCATAAAGCCTATTTAGCTGCAAAAGGTGATGCCTAG
- a CDS encoding HesB/YadR/YfhF family protein, with protein MKLTVQEAAAAWYKEELELTNNTSLRFFVRYGGVCGLQPGFSLGIRPDTPQEPIMETTVKGIHFYVEEEDSWYFDHHDVQVYYDDDKKEPNFEYIDSTQ; from the coding sequence ATGAAATTAACCGTACAAGAAGCAGCAGCAGCATGGTATAAAGAAGAATTAGAATTAACGAACAATACATCACTCCGATTCTTTGTAAGATACGGAGGGGTTTGTGGACTTCAGCCTGGCTTTTCTTTAGGCATACGACCAGACACCCCACAAGAACCGATTATGGAGACAACTGTTAAAGGTATTCATTTTTATGTAGAAGAAGAAGATTCTTGGTATTTTGATCACCATGATGTTCAGGTATATTACGATGATGATAAAAAAGAACCGAACTTCGAATATATTGACTCCACTCAATAA
- the acnA gene encoding aconitate hydratase AcnA, translating into MAANDTYNARTQFELNGKTYNFYKLKTLEDAGYGKISRLPYSIRVLLESVLRQQDGEVIQREHIEKLAKWGSKDAESVDVPFKPSRVILQDFTGVPAVVDLASLRKAMVDMGGSPEKINPEVPVDLVIDHSVQVDQYGTETALQRNMELEFERNKERYEFLNWAKKAFDNYEAVPPATGIVHQVNLEYIANVVHALEDENGEYETYPDTLVGTDSHTTMINGLGVLGWGVGGIEAEAGMLGQPSYFPAPEVIGVKLTGSFPQGTTATDLALKVTQKLREKNVVGKFVEFFGPGLSDMPLADRATISNMAPEYGATCGFFPVDKESLEYLRLTGRSEEHIQLVEQYCKENDLFYTPDQEDPEFTDLVEIELSELEPNLSGPKRPQDLIPLSEMKESFNKALTAPEGNQGFGLSEQEKDKEVTIEHPNGKSSVMKTGAVAIAAITSCTNTSNPHVMLGAGLIAKKAVEKGLEVPEYVKTSLAPGSKVVTRYLEDSGLMPYLETLGFNLVGYGCTTCIGNSGPLSPEIEQAIADNDLTVSSVLSGNRNFEGRIHPLVKANYLASPPLVVAYALAGTVDVDLKNEPVGTDKDGNDVFFDDIWPTMDEIKSEIDKNVNPEIFRKEYENVFDSNEKWNAIETTDEPLYDWDENSTYIQNPPFFEGLSKDPDSVKSLNNLRAIGKFGDSVTTDHISPAGAIAKDMPAGQYLQEKGVSPRNFNSYGSRRGNHEVMMRGTFANIRIRNKLAPGTEGGFTTYWPTGEVMPIYDAAMKYQQEGTGLLVVAGSDYGMGSSRDWAAKGTDLLGIKTVIAESFERIHRSNLVMMGVLPLQFKEGDSADSLGLTGEESFDINIDENVKPHDLVEVTATDEKGNKTEFNVIARFDSGVEIDYYRHGGILQKVLRDKLQTT; encoded by the coding sequence TAAGCTTAAAACGTTAGAAGATGCTGGGTATGGTAAAATATCCCGTCTTCCTTACTCCATTCGTGTCCTCTTAGAATCCGTTCTACGCCAACAAGACGGAGAAGTGATTCAAAGGGAACATATTGAGAAATTAGCTAAGTGGGGAAGTAAAGATGCAGAAAGTGTAGATGTTCCATTCAAACCATCTCGTGTTATTCTGCAAGACTTTACAGGAGTTCCTGCAGTAGTTGATCTAGCTTCTTTACGAAAAGCGATGGTTGACATGGGTGGAAGCCCTGAAAAAATCAATCCTGAAGTTCCAGTAGACCTTGTCATCGACCACTCTGTACAAGTAGATCAATACGGTACTGAAACTGCACTCCAGCGAAACATGGAACTAGAATTTGAACGTAACAAAGAGCGTTATGAATTCCTGAATTGGGCCAAAAAAGCGTTCGATAACTATGAGGCAGTTCCACCTGCAACTGGAATCGTTCACCAAGTAAACCTTGAATACATTGCTAACGTCGTCCATGCACTTGAAGATGAAAATGGTGAGTATGAGACATATCCAGACACACTAGTGGGTACAGATTCTCACACCACTATGATTAATGGTTTAGGTGTACTTGGTTGGGGTGTTGGAGGAATTGAAGCTGAAGCCGGAATGCTTGGACAGCCGTCCTATTTCCCAGCTCCAGAAGTTATAGGTGTTAAGCTTACAGGAAGCTTCCCACAAGGAACGACAGCTACAGACCTTGCGTTAAAAGTAACACAAAAGCTACGTGAGAAAAATGTAGTTGGTAAATTTGTTGAGTTCTTTGGACCTGGTCTTTCTGACATGCCACTTGCTGATCGTGCAACAATTTCAAATATGGCACCAGAATACGGAGCCACTTGTGGTTTCTTCCCAGTTGATAAAGAATCACTTGAATACTTACGTCTAACTGGGCGTTCTGAGGAGCATATCCAGTTGGTCGAGCAATATTGTAAAGAAAATGACCTTTTCTATACGCCAGACCAAGAAGATCCTGAATTTACAGATCTAGTTGAGATTGAACTTAGTGAACTTGAGCCAAACTTATCTGGACCAAAGCGTCCTCAAGATCTTATTCCTTTATCTGAAATGAAGGAGTCATTCAACAAAGCTCTGACAGCACCAGAAGGAAACCAAGGATTCGGATTAAGTGAACAAGAGAAGGACAAAGAAGTGACAATTGAGCATCCTAACGGTAAGTCTTCTGTTATGAAAACAGGAGCTGTTGCGATTGCAGCTATTACATCTTGTACAAATACATCCAATCCGCATGTAATGTTGGGTGCTGGTCTCATCGCGAAAAAAGCTGTTGAAAAAGGACTAGAAGTACCTGAATATGTTAAAACATCTTTAGCACCTGGCTCGAAAGTTGTTACACGTTATCTAGAAGACTCTGGATTAATGCCTTACCTTGAGACGTTGGGCTTTAACCTAGTTGGTTATGGTTGTACAACTTGTATTGGTAACTCTGGACCGCTTTCTCCTGAAATTGAACAAGCGATTGCAGATAATGATTTAACTGTTTCTTCTGTACTGTCAGGTAACCGTAACTTTGAGGGACGTATTCACCCATTAGTGAAAGCAAATTATCTTGCTTCACCACCACTAGTTGTAGCATATGCCCTAGCAGGTACAGTGGATGTGGATCTTAAAAATGAACCGGTTGGTACCGACAAAGATGGTAACGACGTTTTCTTTGATGATATTTGGCCAACGATGGACGAAATTAAGTCAGAAATCGATAAAAACGTTAATCCTGAAATCTTCCGCAAAGAATATGAAAATGTATTTGATTCCAACGAAAAGTGGAATGCAATTGAAACAACGGATGAACCTTTATATGACTGGGATGAAAATTCCACATATATTCAAAATCCTCCATTCTTTGAAGGATTATCAAAAGATCCAGATTCAGTGAAGAGCTTAAATAACTTACGTGCTATTGGGAAATTTGGCGACTCTGTCACAACAGACCACATCTCCCCAGCAGGTGCGATTGCAAAGGATATGCCAGCTGGTCAGTACTTACAAGAAAAAGGAGTATCGCCTCGTAATTTCAACTCTTATGGCTCCCGTCGTGGTAATCATGAAGTTATGATGCGTGGAACATTTGCAAATATTCGTATCCGTAACAAGTTAGCTCCAGGCACAGAAGGTGGATTTACAACATATTGGCCTACTGGTGAAGTGATGCCTATCTATGATGCTGCAATGAAGTATCAACAAGAAGGAACAGGCTTACTTGTGGTAGCTGGTAGCGATTATGGTATGGGAAGTTCTCGAGACTGGGCTGCAAAAGGTACTGATCTTTTAGGTATCAAAACAGTCATTGCAGAAAGTTTTGAGCGTATTCATCGTTCTAACCTTGTTATGATGGGTGTACTTCCATTACAGTTTAAAGAGGGTGATAGTGCTGATTCTCTTGGATTAACTGGTGAGGAATCGTTTGATATTAACATTGACGAAAACGTAAAACCTCATGACTTAGTAGAAGTTACAGCTACAGATGAAAAAGGAAATAAAACAGAATTCAACGTTATTGCTCGTTTCGATAGTGGTGTTGAAATTGATTACTATCGTCACGGTGGTATCTTACAAAAAGTTCTACGTGATAAATTACAAACAACATAA
- a CDS encoding acid-soluble spore protein N, translating into MGNPKKDSKHFVPNHLGTQSREAGGNKGKQMQMQNAHKPKIIQTKGKK; encoded by the coding sequence ATGGGAAACCCAAAAAAGGATTCAAAACATTTTGTGCCTAACCATTTAGGGACGCAATCCAGAGAAGCAGGCGGAAATAAAGGAAAGCAGATGCAAATGCAAAATGCTCACAAGCCAAAAATCATACAAACAAAAGGGAAAAAATAA
- the folE2 gene encoding GTP cyclohydrolase FolE2 — MNKTDVNAKKQLPSKEDRHKLFGSVDPGPRTKPVEKNDMADLQNSKKDFLFDLDAVGITNVKHPIRIHSTKKPEIQTTIGTFRFSSSIGKGSKGTNMSRFTEQLEKYHNEGFAIDIYTLKKFTKELAERLKQQDASVEVTFPWFFERRGPFSDLAGMNHADATISVTYHEETGYDIDVSLKGTITTLCPCSKEISEYSAHNQRGQVTMSVKLTDDFDEQELDWKEALLEASESNASARIHPVLKRPDEKAVTEQAYENPRFVEDIVRLVAADLYEMPFVQSFYVACQNEESIHLHDAIAEINYDKTTE, encoded by the coding sequence ATGAATAAGACCGACGTTAACGCTAAAAAACAACTACCTTCTAAAGAAGATCGTCATAAACTATTTGGCTCTGTTGATCCAGGTCCAAGAACGAAGCCTGTGGAGAAAAATGATATGGCCGACCTGCAAAACTCAAAAAAGGACTTCCTTTTTGATTTAGATGCAGTTGGCATAACAAATGTAAAGCATCCAATCCGCATTCATAGTACAAAAAAACCAGAAATACAAACAACAATAGGAACGTTTCGTTTTTCTTCTAGCATAGGTAAAGGAAGTAAAGGGACTAATATGAGCCGCTTCACAGAACAACTGGAGAAGTATCATAATGAAGGTTTTGCTATTGATATTTATACTCTTAAGAAATTCACAAAAGAGTTAGCAGAACGATTGAAACAACAGGACGCTTCCGTAGAAGTGACGTTCCCATGGTTTTTTGAAAGAAGAGGTCCATTTTCTGATTTAGCAGGAATGAATCATGCGGATGCAACCATTAGTGTGACCTATCATGAAGAGACAGGTTATGATATAGATGTTTCCTTAAAAGGAACAATTACAACCCTTTGCCCTTGTTCAAAAGAAATCAGTGAGTATTCTGCACACAACCAAAGAGGACAAGTCACTATGTCTGTTAAACTTACAGATGACTTTGATGAACAAGAGTTAGATTGGAAAGAAGCACTTCTAGAAGCTTCTGAATCAAACGCAAGCGCTCGAATTCATCCGGTTTTGAAGCGTCCAGATGAGAAAGCCGTTACAGAACAAGCTTATGAGAATCCTCGATTTGTAGAAGATATTGTTCGTCTAGTTGCAGCTGATTTATATGAGATGCCTTTTGTTCAGAGTTTCTATGTAGCTTGTCAGAATGAAGAGTCAATACACCTTCATGATGCTATTGCTGAAATAAATTATGATAAAACCACAGAATAA
- a CDS encoding FbpB family small basic protein: MGRKKKPSFEDLIKLNRKAIIEDEKLMGKIEEKIEKRMNDTLNR; the protein is encoded by the coding sequence ATGGGCAGGAAAAAGAAACCTTCATTTGAGGATTTGATAAAACTTAATCGAAAAGCCATTATCGAAGATGAGAAATTAATGGGAAAAATTGAGGAAAAAATAGAAAAACGTATGAATGATACATTAAACAGATAA
- the yidD gene encoding membrane protein insertion efficiency factor YidD produces the protein MKKVFLSLIRFYQKGISPLTPPSCRFYPTCSQYGLEAIQRFGAIKGGYLTIKRILKCHPLHPGGVDLVPEKESKDSEKVDHKE, from the coding sequence ATGAAAAAAGTGTTTTTATCTCTCATCCGATTTTACCAAAAGGGAATTTCCCCTCTGACACCTCCAAGTTGCCGCTTCTACCCTACTTGTTCACAATATGGTCTAGAAGCTATTCAACGATTTGGAGCAATAAAGGGCGGCTATTTAACGATAAAACGAATTCTAAAATGCCACCCACTCCACCCAGGAGGGGTTGACCTAGTACCTGAAAAAGAATCCAAAGACTCAGAAAAAGTTGATCATAAAGAATGA
- the tlp gene encoding small acid-soluble spore protein Tlp — MSHKQQQPVNPDDRSDNVEKLQEKVQNTIENIEEAHDTLQFASEEEKQKIEAKNKRREESINSMRNEIKDEARQRQQNERR; from the coding sequence ATGAGTCATAAACAACAACAACCTGTAAATCCTGATGATCGCAGCGACAATGTCGAAAAACTTCAAGAAAAGGTGCAAAATACTATAGAGAATATTGAAGAAGCTCATGATACATTGCAATTTGCTTCAGAAGAAGAAAAACAAAAGATTGAAGCAAAAAACAAACGACGTGAAGAATCCATTAATTCAATGCGAAATGAAATAAAAGACGAAGCTCGTCAACGTCAACAGAATGAACGTAGATAA
- a CDS encoding AAA family ATPase — MTIDQLPLQHIREWTNLSAEPPLDESEALRWIDSHLHEEVTLPKDIISRLYGLIAYDRLQRSHIHHENIAREFVQKGKTYTNSDPILDQIDEMLEIISHYALIEDSDFTSFMLHEADHQSVKRKKLQAIEQKVEALEEDWTTHSTTYPSSKENYSTSILIKVQDALDDMLREIEPLKANEMNGVNHVSTTSINQLLRTLDSLKEDLKQLLPEAFQGDESKNALSQLDDMVGLHEIKQYIERYYHYLKYQQQRKHLGFHMVDEPELHMIITGNPGTGKTTIARLLANIYYELGLLETKDVIEVNRSHLVGSYVGQTEENTMNYVKQASGGVLFIDEAYSLKREGQTGNDYGQAVIDTLVSAMTSKEYGETFAVILAGYPEEMRQFLWSNPGLRSRFPEQNHIELPDYEMNELVHIGESTALDNDYYFTSSALQQLRRAIDKQKVDESFGNARTVRNIVLQTIFHKGAKKSKVHHQSWLDYMRLAEDDFHQLLEDSSQEESPLEELDKLIGLQPVKEEVNKLSSFVRLQKKRQDQGLPTVPIQLHAVFSGNPGTGKTTVAHIYAQVLKECGLLKRGHLVVASRSDLVAGYVGQTSIKTKKKIREALGGVLFIDEAYSLLQTGGNDFGKEAIDTLVDEMTKHNENLVVILAGYKQEMRQLIQSNPGLSSRFKKFFHFPDYTADELVEISKYQASLYQYEFDQHAIHYLRNQFEQYKTEGNGRFVKNLVDEAVQYQALRIDMQDVGGIYYLKQDDIHKAWNAVKGREI; from the coding sequence ATGACAATAGATCAACTACCGTTACAACATATTAGAGAGTGGACCAATCTTTCAGCCGAGCCCCCTTTAGATGAATCAGAGGCACTGCGGTGGATAGACTCCCATTTACATGAAGAAGTTACACTACCAAAGGATATAATTAGTCGTTTATATGGTTTGATTGCATATGATCGTTTACAACGAAGTCACATTCATCATGAAAATATAGCAAGAGAGTTTGTTCAAAAAGGAAAAACTTATACGAATAGTGATCCAATTTTAGATCAAATTGACGAAATGCTAGAGATCATTTCTCATTATGCACTAATTGAAGATAGTGATTTCACCTCATTCATGTTACATGAGGCCGATCACCAATCTGTAAAACGAAAAAAACTACAAGCAATTGAACAAAAAGTGGAGGCTTTAGAGGAAGATTGGACTACTCATTCGACTACTTACCCTAGTTCAAAGGAAAATTACTCTACATCAATCCTTATCAAGGTACAAGATGCATTAGATGATATGTTGAGAGAGATAGAACCTTTAAAAGCAAATGAAATGAATGGAGTTAATCATGTTTCCACAACTTCGATTAATCAATTGCTTAGGACATTGGATTCATTAAAAGAGGACCTTAAACAGTTATTACCTGAAGCTTTTCAAGGTGACGAATCGAAAAATGCATTGAGTCAATTAGATGACATGGTAGGTTTACATGAGATTAAACAATACATTGAGCGATATTATCATTATTTAAAATATCAACAACAACGGAAGCACTTAGGCTTTCATATGGTAGATGAGCCAGAACTGCATATGATTATTACAGGAAATCCAGGCACCGGAAAAACGACCATTGCTAGGCTTCTTGCTAATATTTATTATGAGCTTGGATTATTGGAGACAAAGGATGTTATTGAAGTGAATCGATCTCATCTTGTGGGGTCTTATGTAGGTCAAACTGAGGAAAACACAATGAATTATGTTAAACAAGCAAGTGGTGGGGTTTTATTCATAGATGAAGCTTATAGTCTGAAACGGGAAGGTCAAACTGGTAATGATTATGGTCAAGCAGTGATTGACACACTAGTATCAGCTATGACGAGTAAAGAGTACGGTGAAACATTTGCTGTCATATTAGCCGGCTATCCAGAAGAAATGCGTCAATTTCTTTGGAGCAACCCAGGTTTACGTAGTCGTTTTCCAGAACAGAATCACATTGAATTGCCTGATTACGAAATGAACGAGCTTGTTCATATTGGTGAATCAACCGCCTTAGATAATGATTATTACTTTACCAGTAGTGCATTGCAACAATTACGAAGAGCAATTGACAAACAAAAAGTAGATGAATCATTCGGAAATGCGCGGACAGTACGTAACATTGTTCTCCAAACCATCTTTCATAAAGGAGCCAAAAAGTCAAAGGTTCACCATCAATCTTGGCTTGATTATATGAGGTTAGCAGAGGACGATTTTCACCAATTATTAGAAGATTCATCTCAAGAAGAAAGCCCATTGGAAGAACTTGATAAACTAATAGGACTACAACCTGTTAAAGAAGAAGTAAACAAATTGTCCTCCTTTGTTAGACTGCAAAAAAAACGACAAGATCAAGGACTTCCAACTGTACCAATTCAACTTCATGCCGTATTCTCAGGTAATCCAGGGACAGGAAAAACAACAGTGGCGCACATCTATGCACAAGTACTAAAAGAGTGTGGCTTACTGAAAAGAGGTCATCTCGTGGTAGCATCCCGAAGTGATCTAGTAGCAGGATATGTTGGTCAAACCTCCATTAAGACCAAAAAGAAAATTCGTGAAGCGCTTGGAGGAGTATTATTTATAGATGAAGCATACTCTCTTTTACAAACAGGTGGGAATGATTTTGGAAAGGAAGCTATTGATACACTAGTTGATGAGATGACAAAGCACAATGAAAATCTAGTCGTTATTCTAGCAGGATATAAACAAGAAATGAGACAACTTATTCAAAGTAATCCTGGTTTATCTTCCAGGTTTAAAAAATTCTTCCATTTTCCAGACTATACAGCTGATGAACTAGTAGAGATCAGTAAGTATCAAGCAAGTCTCTATCAATATGAATTTGATCAACATGCTATCCATTATCTTAGGAACCAATTCGAGCAATATAAAACAGAAGGAAATGGTCGGTTTGTAAAAAATCTAGTTGATGAAGCGGTTCAATATCAAGCTTTACGTATTGATATGCAGGATGTTGGAGGTATTTATTACCTTAAGCAAGATGATATACACAAGGCATGGAACGCTGTGAAAGGGAGAGAGATATGA
- a CDS encoding ATP-binding cassette domain-containing protein, with translation MFLEIKDLQKTLHKHQAVKNVHLSIDDGEVLGLLGPNGAGESITISTLLPPNEGDILFKEISVVEYPK, from the coding sequence TTGTTTCTAGAAATTAAAGATTTACAAAAGACATTACATAAGCATCAAGCTGTAAAAAATGTTCATTTATCCATTGATGATGGAGAAGTATTAGGATTGTTAGGTCCCAATGGGGCAGGGGAATCAATAACTATTTCAACATTATTGCCACCTAATGAAGGTGATATTTTATTTAAAGAGATTTCGGTTGTGGAATATCCCAAATGA
- a CDS encoding TlpA family protein disulfide reductase produces MIKRVIAGGIMLILFGFTIYSVLDASSKKDQASQNGELKMIEADYSKGEGASISPPDAPEGLRVGEKAPDVELQTLEGETVHLSDFEGENVFLNFWATWCPPCKVEMPEMQKFHEEYGDEVTIIAVNATRTESSKEKVKQFIEEEGYTFKVLLDPEMEANSLFRAQALPTTYFIGKDGTIQEATKVGPMSYNFMKNMKNKMD; encoded by the coding sequence ATGATAAAAAGAGTGATCGCAGGCGGCATTATGTTAATTTTATTTGGTTTCACCATATATAGTGTGTTGGATGCAAGTTCAAAAAAAGATCAGGCTAGTCAAAATGGAGAACTAAAAATGATTGAGGCTGATTATTCAAAAGGTGAGGGTGCTTCTATTTCACCACCTGATGCACCTGAAGGTTTAAGAGTAGGTGAAAAAGCTCCAGATGTTGAGCTTCAAACATTAGAAGGTGAAACTGTTCATCTCTCTGATTTTGAAGGGGAGAATGTGTTTCTTAATTTTTGGGCTACTTGGTGCCCACCTTGTAAGGTAGAAATGCCAGAAATGCAAAAGTTTCATGAGGAATATGGTGATGAAGTCACCATCATAGCTGTTAATGCTACTAGAACAGAATCGAGCAAAGAAAAAGTTAAACAATTTATTGAAGAAGAAGGCTACACATTTAAAGTGCTATTAGATCCTGAAATGGAAGCTAATTCCCTTTTTAGAGCTCAAGCACTACCAACAACGTATTTTATTGGGAAAGATGGAACCATACAAGAAGCTACAAAAGTAGGGCCAATGAGTTATAACTTTATGAAGAATATGAAGAATAAAATGGACTAA
- the plsY gene encoding glycerol-3-phosphate 1-O-acyltransferase PlsY: MDYILFGLIAYLIGSIPFGLIVGKIGYKTDIREHGSGNLGGTNTFRVLGVKAGLIVTLADILKGTLAARLPWIFDSDINLLIIGIIAVIGHMYPIFAHFRGGKAVATSGGIILAVSPLLFLIILATFFVTLYVTKYVSLSSIVTGIVTVIAAIILQEIGLIIVTSILTLFVIYRHRTNIKRILNKTEPKITWM, translated from the coding sequence ATGGATTATATACTATTTGGACTCATAGCTTATCTGATTGGTTCTATCCCTTTTGGACTCATAGTAGGTAAAATTGGTTATAAGACAGACATTCGAGAACATGGCAGCGGTAATTTAGGCGGGACGAATACCTTTCGTGTTCTCGGGGTTAAGGCTGGGTTAATCGTAACATTAGCTGACATATTAAAAGGAACATTGGCAGCACGTTTACCATGGATTTTCGATAGTGATATCAATTTGCTTATTATCGGAATAATTGCAGTGATTGGGCATATGTATCCTATATTCGCCCATTTCAGAGGTGGGAAAGCCGTCGCTACTTCAGGCGGAATCATTTTAGCTGTCTCTCCGCTATTATTCTTGATTATACTAGCAACGTTCTTTGTAACGCTATACGTAACAAAATATGTATCTCTTTCTTCTATCGTAACTGGTATTGTTACAGTTATCGCTGCCATTATTCTTCAAGAAATAGGGTTGATTATTGTTACAAGTATTTTAACATTATTTGTCATATATCGACACCGCACAAACATAAAACGAATACTTAATAAAACAGAACCCAAAATTACATGGATGTAA